Proteins from one Nicotiana tabacum cultivar K326 chromosome 23, ASM71507v2, whole genome shotgun sequence genomic window:
- the LOC107793021 gene encoding uncharacterized protein LOC107793021 yields MLHPTVASWPFDAWGSDVVRTLPKSSGGHLYILAATDYFLKWAKVVALKEVKKENIANFIRVNITYRFGIPRYIIIYNGKPFDNKLMNKIHFLFGFTQRNCSMYNDTANGLAESFIKTLCNMLKKVISKSK; encoded by the coding sequence ATGCTACATCCGACAGTTGCATCGTGGCCATTCGATGCTTGGGGATCGGATGTTGTTAGAACGCTACCAAAATCTTCTGGCGGACATTTGTATATCTTGGCTGCAACCGATTACTTCTTAAAATGGGCAAAAGTTGTTGCTCtcaaggaagtaaagaaggagaATATTGCAAACTTCATCAGAGTAAATATCAcctatcgctttggcattcctcgttacataataataTATAATGGCAAGCCATTTGATAATAAATTGATGAACAAGATTCATTTTCTCTTTGGCTTCACGCAACGTAACTGTTCTATGTACAATGATACCGCCAATGGTTTAGCTGAGTCATTCATTAAGACTCTATGCAACATGTTGAAGAAAGtcatctccaaatccaaatgA
- the LOC142177199 gene encoding uncharacterized protein LOC142177199: MVVQVQPPWKMYFDGAVHRGGAGGNIVFVTFQGVVLPYSFMLTQLCSNNVAEYQALILEHEMAVDMRQFQLQVFGDSQLVIYQLLGSYEVKKPKLRPYNYYAKNLMGWVDGVTIQHVPRKENKKADALASLASSLTLPDQAQVTIYQKWVVLLPNMGESKENEVEHLVVAYESKKEDW; the protein is encoded by the coding sequence ATGGTTGTTCAAGtacaacctccatggaagatgtactttgatggtgctgtaCATCGTGGAGGAGCTGGTGGTAACATAGTGTTTGTCACTTTTCAAGGGGTGGTTCTGCCCTACTCCTTTATGTTGACACAACTCTGCTCCAACAAtgttgctgagtatcaagcattaatacttgaACATGAAATGGCTGTCGATATGAGGCAGTttcaattgcaagtctttggtgactcccaaTTGGTGATCTAccagcttttaggtagttacgaggtcaagaaaccTAAACTACGCccatataattattatgctaaaaaCTTAATGGGATGGGTCGATGGCGTGACTATTCAACATGTTcctaggaaagaaaataagaaggctgatgctttagctTCTCTAGCCTCATCGTTAACTCTgcctgatcaagcgcaagttactaTTTACCAAAAGTGGGTAGTACTACTACCAAATATGGGTGAAAGTAAAGAAAATGAAGTCGAGCATCTTGTCGTTGCTTATGAATCTAAGAAGGAAGATTGGTGA